In a genomic window of Streptomyces roseoviridis:
- a CDS encoding magnesium transporter MgtE N-terminal domain-containing protein: MAAGAPRIFVSHLAGVPVFDPVGDQVGRVRDLVAMLRVGRRPPRLLGMVVEVLSRRRVFVPMTRITGVESGQVITTGVVNMRRFEQRPTERLVLGELLDRRVRLVGPDGREAEEVTVLDVSIRQLPARREWEIDKVFVRRGKGGALRRKGETLTVEWSAVSGFSLEEHGQGAENLVATFERLRPADLANVLHHLSPKRRAEVAAALDDDRLADVLEELPEDDQIEILGKLKEERAADVLEAMDPDDAADLLSELPEADKERLLTLMQPEEAADVRRLMAYEDRTAGGLMTTEPIVLRPDATVADALARVRQQDLSPALAAQVYVCRPPDETPTGKYLGTVHFQRLLRDPPFTLVGALVDSDLPPLAPGTPLPAVTSYFAAYNLVAAAVVDESGSLLGAVTVDDVLDHLLPDDWRETEFHEEGVAGG; encoded by the coding sequence ATGGCGGCAGGCGCCCCCCGCATCTTCGTCTCCCATCTCGCCGGGGTTCCCGTCTTCGACCCGGTCGGCGACCAGGTCGGCCGGGTCAGGGACCTGGTGGCCATGCTGCGGGTGGGGCGCAGGCCCCCGCGGCTGCTCGGCATGGTGGTCGAGGTGCTGTCGCGGCGCCGCGTCTTCGTCCCGATGACCCGGATCACCGGGGTCGAGTCCGGGCAGGTCATCACCACCGGCGTGGTCAACATGCGCCGCTTCGAGCAGCGTCCGACCGAGCGTCTCGTGCTCGGCGAGCTCCTCGACCGGCGGGTGCGGCTGGTCGGGCCCGACGGGCGGGAGGCCGAGGAGGTCACCGTCCTCGACGTGTCCATCCGGCAGCTGCCCGCCCGCCGCGAGTGGGAGATCGACAAGGTCTTCGTGCGGCGCGGCAAGGGCGGGGCGCTGCGCCGCAAGGGCGAGACGCTGACCGTGGAGTGGTCCGCCGTCTCCGGCTTCTCCCTGGAGGAGCACGGGCAGGGCGCCGAGAACCTGGTCGCGACCTTCGAGCGGCTGCGCCCCGCCGACCTGGCGAACGTCCTGCACCACCTGTCCCCGAAGCGGCGCGCCGAGGTCGCCGCCGCCCTCGACGACGACCGGCTCGCCGACGTCCTGGAGGAGCTGCCGGAGGACGACCAGATCGAGATCCTCGGCAAGCTGAAGGAGGAGCGGGCCGCCGACGTCCTGGAGGCGATGGACCCCGACGACGCGGCCGACCTCCTCTCGGAGCTCCCCGAGGCCGACAAGGAGCGGCTGCTGACGCTGATGCAGCCGGAGGAGGCGGCCGACGTGCGCCGGCTCATGGCGTACGAGGACCGGACCGCGGGCGGTCTGATGACGACGGAGCCGATCGTGCTGCGCCCGGACGCCACGGTCGCCGACGCGCTGGCCCGGGTGCGCCAGCAGGACCTGTCCCCCGCGCTGGCGGCGCAGGTGTACGTGTGCCGGCCGCCGGACGAGACGCCGACCGGCAAGTACCTGGGGACGGTGCACTTCCAGCGGCTGCTGCGGGACCCGCCGTTCACGCTGGTCGGCGCGCTGGTGGACAGCGATCTGCCGCCGCTGGCCCCGGGCACCCCGCTGCCGGCGGTCACGAGCTATTTCGCCGCCTACAACCTGGTGGCTGCGGCGGTGGTGGACGAGAGCGGTTCGCTGCTCGGAGCGGTGACGGTCGACGACGTGCTCGACCACCTGCTGCCGGACGACTGGCGGGAGACGGAGTTCCACGAGGAGGGGGTGGCCGGTGGCTGA
- a CDS encoding DUF1003 domain-containing protein — protein MAERAQERDRERDRPALPRIRLDLPRERRARLLPEYDPEAFGRLSERIARFLGTGRFLVWMTLTIVVWVLWNVFAPPSLKFDEYPFIFLTLALSLQASYAAPLILLAQNRQDDRDRVNLEQDRKQNERSIADTEYLTREIAALRMGLGEVATRDWMRSELQDMLKELESRDGERRDLFPADGDRHSDVPDR, from the coding sequence GTGGCTGAGCGCGCGCAGGAACGGGACCGGGAGCGGGACCGCCCGGCATTGCCTCGGATCCGGCTCGACCTCCCGCGCGAACGGCGGGCGAGGCTGCTGCCGGAGTACGACCCGGAGGCCTTCGGGCGGCTGTCGGAGCGGATCGCCCGCTTCCTGGGGACCGGGCGCTTCCTGGTCTGGATGACCCTGACCATCGTCGTGTGGGTGCTGTGGAACGTCTTCGCCCCGCCGTCGCTGAAGTTCGACGAGTACCCGTTCATCTTCCTGACCCTGGCGCTGTCCCTGCAGGCCTCGTACGCGGCGCCGCTGATCCTGCTGGCGCAGAACCGGCAGGACGACCGGGACCGGGTGAACCTGGAGCAGGACCGCAAGCAGAACGAGCGGTCGATCGCCGACACCGAGTACCTGACCCGGGAGATCGCGGCGCTGCGCATGGGCCTGGGCGAGGTGGCGACGCGCGACTGGATGCGCTCGGAGCTGCAGGACATGCTGAAGGAGCTGGAGTCCCGGGACGGGGAGCGCCGGGATCTATTCCCGGCGGACGGCGATCGGCACAGTGACGTACCCGACCGTTGA
- a CDS encoding Mrp/NBP35 family ATP-binding protein codes for MATEDAVLEALATVNDPEINRPITELGMVKSVEIGDDGTVAVTVYLTVSGCPMRDTITQRVTEAVSRVEGVTGVDVSLDVMSDEQRKELAAALRGTTAEREVPFAKPGSLTRVYAVASGKGGVGKSSVTVNLAAAMAADGLKVGVVDADIYGHSVPRMLGVDGRPTQVENMIMPPSANGVKVISIGMFTPGNAPVVWRGPMLHRALQQFLADVYWGDLDVLLLDLPPGTGDIAISVAQLVPNAEILVVTTPQQAAAEVAERAGSIAVQTHQKIVGVVENMSGMPCPHCDEIVDVFGTGGGQKVADGLTKTTGASVPVLGAIPIDVRLREGGDEGKPVVLTDPDSPAGAALRAIAGKLGGRQRGLSGMSLGITPRNKF; via the coding sequence ATGGCTACGGAAGACGCGGTGCTCGAAGCACTGGCGACGGTGAACGACCCCGAGATCAACAGACCCATCACCGAGCTCGGCATGGTCAAGTCGGTGGAGATCGGTGACGACGGCACGGTCGCCGTCACGGTCTACCTCACCGTCTCCGGCTGCCCGATGCGCGACACGATCACCCAGCGCGTGACGGAGGCGGTCTCGCGTGTCGAGGGCGTCACCGGCGTCGACGTCTCGCTGGACGTGATGAGCGACGAGCAGCGCAAGGAGCTCGCGGCCGCGCTGCGCGGCACGACGGCCGAGCGGGAGGTCCCCTTCGCCAAGCCGGGCTCGCTGACCCGGGTGTACGCGGTCGCCTCCGGCAAGGGCGGCGTCGGCAAGTCCTCGGTGACGGTCAACCTGGCGGCGGCGATGGCCGCCGACGGTCTGAAGGTCGGTGTCGTGGACGCCGACATCTACGGCCACAGCGTGCCGCGCATGCTGGGCGTGGACGGCCGTCCGACCCAGGTCGAGAACATGATCATGCCGCCGTCGGCGAACGGCGTGAAGGTCATCTCGATCGGCATGTTCACTCCGGGCAACGCGCCGGTGGTGTGGCGCGGCCCGATGCTGCACCGCGCGCTCCAGCAGTTCCTGGCCGACGTGTACTGGGGCGACCTGGACGTGCTGCTGCTCGACCTGCCGCCGGGCACCGGTGACATCGCGATCTCGGTCGCGCAGCTGGTGCCGAACGCGGAGATCCTGGTCGTCACCACCCCGCAGCAGGCGGCGGCCGAGGTCGCCGAGCGGGCCGGCTCGATCGCGGTGCAGACCCACCAGAAGATCGTCGGTGTCGTGGAGAACATGTCGGGCATGCCGTGTCCGCACTGCGACGAGATCGTCGACGTGTTCGGCACGGGCGGCGGTCAGAAGGTCGCCGACGGCCTGACGAAGACCACCGGCGCGTCCGTCCCGGTGCTCGGCGCCATTCCGATCGACGTCCGCCTCCGCGAGGGCGGCGACGAGGGCAAGCCGGTCGTCCTGACGGACCCCGACTCGCCCGCGGGTGCGGCCCTGCGCGCGATCGCCGGCAAGCTGGGCGGCCGCCAGCGCGGCCTGTCGGGCATGAGCCTGGGCATCACGCCGCGGAACAAGTTCTGA
- a CDS encoding sec-independent translocase, with amino-acid sequence MFSDIGALELVTLVVLAVLIFGPEKLPKVIQDVSRFVRKVREFSDSAKQDIRSELGPEFKDFEFEDLNPKTFIRKQLAENEDLKELKELRSTFDLKKEMNEVADAVHGREAQAAAPVAPAAVGGASGTEGHGGGSPDLLKKQDKKDGDERPPYDADAT; translated from the coding sequence GTGTTCAGCGACATAGGCGCGCTCGAGCTGGTGACGCTCGTGGTGCTCGCCGTGCTCATCTTCGGCCCCGAGAAGCTGCCGAAGGTGATCCAGGACGTCTCCCGCTTCGTCCGCAAGGTCCGCGAGTTCTCGGACAGCGCCAAGCAGGACATCCGCAGCGAGCTCGGTCCCGAGTTCAAGGACTTCGAGTTCGAGGACCTCAACCCCAAGACCTTCATCCGCAAGCAGCTCGCGGAGAACGAGGACCTGAAGGAACTGAAGGAGCTCCGCTCCACCTTCGACCTCAAGAAGGAGATGAACGAGGTCGCCGACGCCGTCCACGGCCGCGAGGCACAGGCCGCCGCGCCCGTCGCCCCCGCGGCCGTCGGGGGTGCCTCCGGCACCGAAGGTCACGGCGGAGGCAGCCCCGACCTGCTGAAGAAGCAGGACAAGAAGGACGGGGACGAGCGCCCGCCGTACGACGCGGACGCCACCTGA
- a CDS encoding S1C family serine protease — translation MKNGKPTWWSRPSSTPTTPPGAPADPAGDSDFTLAAPAPAPDAATTPAPAPASAPEPGAGAPAPVATAPAGAPGSDAPVPAAALAPAVADRAPETVPAQGAAPGPGPEQDADPAPAPVPSQTAPQPLHAPDPYRTPPYGEPGPWAPAPPVQRPLPPAPPVPAPGPVAAQAAPPPPGAPLYDPWSAHPATAEGKAPRKPRRGLALAGALAFALVTGVIGGGVGAYIERHGGITTVELPQAGPQDSGRAPGSVAAIAARALPGVVTIHVNGAGSSGTGTGFVLDTRGHILTNNHVVDAAASSGEISVTFSNGDSVRAKLIGRDTGYDLAVIQVSGVSGLKPLPLGNSDGVRVGDPVVAIGAPFDLSNTVTSGIISAKERPITAGGEKGDGSDISYVDALQTDAPINPGNSGGPLVDSQGQVIGINSAIRAAGSGPGGEGGAQSGSIGLGFAIPINQGKRVAEELINTGKATHPVIGVSLDMQYTGDGARVGEKGKGGTASVTPGGPADKAGVRPGDIITKVDGQRVHSGEELIVKIRAHRPGDRLQLTLTRGGKEQTKTLTLGSSSGS, via the coding sequence ATGAAGAACGGGAAGCCGACCTGGTGGAGCCGGCCGTCGTCCACACCCACCACGCCGCCCGGCGCGCCCGCCGACCCGGCCGGGGACAGCGACTTCACCCTCGCCGCCCCGGCCCCGGCACCGGACGCGGCCACGACGCCCGCCCCGGCACCGGCCTCAGCTCCGGAGCCCGGCGCCGGGGCACCCGCGCCGGTCGCGACCGCGCCCGCCGGGGCACCCGGGTCCGACGCACCCGTGCCCGCCGCGGCCCTCGCGCCCGCCGTCGCGGACCGGGCCCCGGAGACCGTGCCGGCTCAGGGCGCGGCACCCGGGCCGGGCCCCGAGCAGGACGCTGACCCGGCGCCCGCGCCCGTACCGTCGCAGACCGCGCCGCAGCCGCTGCACGCCCCCGATCCCTACCGGACGCCGCCCTACGGCGAGCCCGGCCCGTGGGCGCCCGCACCCCCGGTCCAGCGGCCCCTGCCGCCCGCCCCGCCGGTCCCGGCCCCGGGCCCCGTCGCCGCCCAGGCGGCCCCGCCGCCGCCCGGTGCGCCGCTCTACGACCCGTGGAGCGCCCACCCGGCCACGGCCGAGGGCAAGGCGCCCAGGAAGCCGCGCCGCGGCCTCGCGCTCGCCGGCGCGCTCGCGTTCGCCCTCGTCACCGGCGTCATCGGCGGCGGCGTCGGCGCGTACATCGAACGGCACGGCGGCATCACCACCGTCGAACTGCCCCAGGCCGGCCCCCAGGACTCCGGCCGCGCCCCCGGCAGCGTCGCCGCGATCGCCGCCCGTGCCCTGCCCGGCGTCGTCACCATCCACGTCAACGGTGCCGGCTCCTCCGGCACCGGCACCGGCTTCGTCCTCGACACCCGCGGCCACATCCTCACCAACAACCACGTGGTGGACGCCGCCGCCTCCTCCGGCGAGATCTCCGTCACCTTCAGCAACGGCGACTCGGTCCGCGCCAAGCTCATAGGCCGTGACACCGGCTACGACCTCGCCGTGATCCAGGTGTCCGGGGTCTCGGGCCTCAAGCCGCTGCCGCTCGGCAACTCCGACGGCGTCCGCGTCGGCGACCCCGTCGTCGCCATCGGCGCCCCCTTCGACCTGTCCAACACCGTCACCTCCGGCATCATCAGCGCCAAGGAACGGCCGATCACCGCCGGCGGCGAGAAGGGCGACGGCAGCGACATCAGCTACGTCGACGCCCTCCAGACCGACGCCCCCATCAACCCCGGCAACTCCGGCGGCCCGCTCGTCGACTCCCAGGGCCAGGTCATCGGCATCAACAGCGCCATCCGCGCCGCGGGGAGCGGCCCCGGCGGCGAGGGCGGCGCCCAGTCCGGCTCCATCGGCCTCGGCTTCGCCATACCGATCAACCAGGGCAAGCGCGTCGCCGAGGAACTCATCAACACCGGCAAGGCCACCCACCCGGTCATCGGGGTCAGCCTCGACATGCAGTACACCGGCGACGGCGCCCGGGTCGGCGAGAAGGGCAAGGGCGGCACCGCGTCCGTCACGCCCGGCGGCCCGGCCGACAAGGCCGGCGTCCGGCCCGGCGACATCATCACCAAGGTCGACGGCCAGCGCGTGCACAGCGGCGAGGAACTCATCGTCAAGATCCGCGCCCACCGCCCCGGCGACCGCCTCCAGCTGACCCTGACCCGCGGCGGCAAGGAGCAGACCAAGACGTTGACCCTCGGTTCCTCCTCCGGCTCCTAG
- a CDS encoding anti-sigma factor family protein, translated as MSGTSPSPTPAEQHLGDRLAALVDGELGHDARERVLAHLATCPKCKAEADAQRTLKSVFAASAPPPPSEGLLARLQGLPGGPPDQGGSFDDLLRRGGVSADGFATAAPVTPDTGFRIHEVGDRSPWRGRRFAFAAASAVSFAAIALSGTLSLDTSRGGQGTGSNVTPLRAPATFASGSRREQTPETTPPSVVPARLELSPFIRPVSPALRLSFEPGPSPSATPAPGPSHR; from the coding sequence GTGAGCGGTACGAGTCCGTCACCCACCCCCGCGGAACAGCACCTCGGGGACCGGCTTGCCGCGCTCGTCGACGGTGAGCTCGGTCATGACGCCCGCGAGCGGGTCCTCGCCCACCTGGCCACCTGTCCCAAGTGCAAGGCCGAGGCGGACGCCCAGCGCACCCTGAAGAGCGTCTTCGCGGCCAGCGCGCCCCCACCGCCCTCGGAGGGGCTCCTCGCACGCCTCCAGGGGCTGCCGGGGGGACCGCCTGACCAGGGGGGGAGCTTCGACGACCTGCTGCGCCGGGGCGGCGTGTCCGCCGACGGCTTCGCCACGGCGGCGCCGGTCACCCCGGACACCGGCTTCCGCATCCACGAGGTCGGCGACCGTTCGCCGTGGCGGGGACGGCGCTTCGCCTTCGCGGCGGCCAGCGCGGTCTCCTTCGCCGCGATCGCGCTGAGCGGCACCCTGTCCCTCGACACCTCGCGCGGCGGCCAGGGCACCGGCAGCAACGTCACGCCGCTGCGGGCGCCGGCCACCTTCGCGTCGGGCTCCCGTCGCGAGCAGACCCCGGAGACCACGCCCCCGTCGGTCGTCCCGGCCCGGCTCGAACTCTCCCCGTTCATACGCCCGGTGAGCCCGGCGCTCCGGCTCTCCTTCGAGCCCGGCCCGTCCCCGAGCGCCACCCCTGCCCCCGGGCCCTCCCACCGCTGA